The Watersipora subatra chromosome 7, tzWatSuba1.1, whole genome shotgun sequence genomic interval tacatttcaaaatgtcatagctaacaatatcaagaagtatcaagaagaatatccaaacttgtaattaaatatcgtaatctcataaaaatcgttagaaaaaaatatcatcgtcatttcctttacttacactgcgttggacatcagctaGAATACTAAAGTACTAAAATGTatctgaaatgtcagttaatttgaaatcggaAAAAATGAAAccatttcagtactcctacgttaatcaccgaaaccttcggcaattcgacaatgctatagactgatgaaacgtgcacgttattttttcatgaaatgcgcacgatttaatcgttctattctttgtcgctcggcgtttcaatttccggtcttaacttttataaaagtgaggcttggcaagttttaataacgattttcgtccaaataaatctatttgtgtataatccgatcagatgggtaagtttttagagaatttcgataatttactaagacttggtaacatatttaaataggcctatatgtgttttgtatcgtcattatactttaacgaatctacaaaacgatggtaaaatttgttgatgaaattttatacaagggttcgtctcattgttgatgaataattttcgtaagttgtgtgcacatgcatttatcataaaaactcccaaacttcgcatccgcttgtttggtcgtgggatcatttctgatataatatactaataCTTTGTGCAAGTTATTCTTTAACACTAACAGAATCCTCTATCATATGACGTTGGAGTTATCTGCTACACTCTACTTTCCATGACATGCAGTCAACACGATAATTGTACCGTTGATTAGAACATGACCAAccaataaatttacaaaaaacatttgcAGTTTTCACTTAGCACACCAATTGAGCAGTTGTGACTGCTTATTGTACTTAAGTATTGTGTAGATCAGACATacagtgatatagtgtgaatcaGCCTTAATACAGTAATATCTAAAGgtagtaaaagctaaaaaaattgaaaaatcagCAGTAGTTTGACCTGAACAGTGACGGCTAATATTTTCTTAGGTTTGGAAATATTGTACATCTCTTGATTTAGCTTTGGTAGATATCTTATGAGAAACTCTGTACTTGTATCACTGTATGCGACATGGCCGATAAGTGGCAAGGTGTGATATGGCTGATCAGTGGCAAGGTGTGATATGGCTGATCAGTGGCAAGGTGTGATATGGCTGATCAGTGGCAAGGTGTGATATGGCTGATAAGTGGCAAGGTGTGATATGGCTGATAAGTAGCAAGGTGTGATATGGCTGATAAGTGGCAAGATGTGATATGGCTGATAAGTGACAAAGTGTGATATGGCTGATCAGTGGCAAGGTGTGATATGGCTGATAAGTGGCAAGATGTGATATGGCTGATCAGTGGCAAGGTGTGATATGGCTGATAAGTGGCAAGGTGTGATATGGCTGATAAGTGGCAAGGGGTGATATGGCTGATAAGTGGCAAGGTGTGATATGGCTGATAATTGGCAAGGTGTGAAGGTGCTAAAGAATAGAAAAACCTTCATAGAACTCGCTGTTAGAGGACATCATAAGTAAACTTCTGAGTATTTATGTTTCAGTACTTTTGTTTCAGAATTTAGGTGTGTATGTTtgcatgtatgtttgtatgtatgcgcGTATCTAAGCACGTACGTATGCGTGTACATGCGTGCATATGTACGCTTTACGTATGCGCATACGTATGAGCATATGTACACGCATACGTTAGTGTGAATGTAAGTATGCATAatgtgtgtatgtacgtatgtatgtgcatgtacgtaatgtatgcacatatacatatatatttatgtataggtgtatatatatatacatatatatatatatcagttctACAATATTATACATTGTTTATATTAGATTGTTACATTCAAAGACTAAAAAATACACATAGTTATACAACACAACTTTTATTTGCAGGCATGCTTGTTTGCTTCGACTGCTAGAAAAACAAACACTAGTTTGGATATCTTAATTACGACtcacaatgcaaatatttagcATGGTTGCTGGTCCCCTGAAGACAATAGAAATTCAAATCACTATATAAACTAAACCTGTCTACTAGCTCAAGTATTGTAACTTTACTATCTGAAAGCAATGATTGAGGATGATGATAAAAAGCATCTATCATCAGCCTATCGTACAGTGAACAAGTTTCTTTGAATAGATTTATTTAAAGAGCGTGGGGTTCCGCAAGGTTCTATTCTTGGCCCTACATTGTTCCTTCTCTATATAaatgatttaatttattattcgaAACCCTTCtttactattttgtttgctgatgatacAAACCTGTTTTTTACTGACAAGAAATTAAATGATAAAATCCACGAAATCAATTCAGCTTTAGATAGAGTTCAAAATTGGTTCAAACTAACTCTTAACATTGataaaacaacttttataataatcaaaaatcatcaaaataaatTCGAACGTAGCCAAAATATAAGTATAAACGGTAAGCCATTAAATACTGTTACAAATGTGAAATTCTTAGAAGTAGTTATTGACAACTCATTAAGCTGGTCTTCTCATATTGATTATTTGAAAAGTCAACTGCATAAAATTTTGGGTATAATTTTCAAGGCCTCAGAAATTTTTCCAACTGACATTTTAGTATTGCTTTATAACAGTTTAATAAACAGTAAActaatttattgtttagaagCATGGGACAATGCTGCAAAGtgtcatttgaataaaatattcctGATTCAAAAACGTCTAATGCGAATAATCATAAGAAAttccataaaaaattcaaagacCACACAGTTGATCTGTTCAAAAAGGCTAATGTTCTTCCAATTAAAGAGTTATACAAATTTCGTTTAGGTATTCTCGCTCATTCATCATTCTACTCTGACACTCATGCTCAACAACATTCTTATGCTACTCATTTTCTTCTAATGCCTTACCTTACTCTAAGTCTACATCTACAGCTGGACATCGACAGGTAACTTACCAGTTGTCCAGTATTTGGAATGACTTACTAATATCGATCAGGTACATTGAAAATTCAAATAGTTTTAGGATTGCTTTAAAGAGGCATCTGCTTGACTCATTGGGATGGCTTTAGGTCTTAATAtgtgaacatttttatattaagaAAAATTTCAACTCGGGCCCTGCACCTTGATTAGCCCTACTACTGTGAACGTGAGCCTTCATCACTCCCAATTGTATTATGATTGCTcgttcatatatgtatatttatttagtttatgtcTCCGTGTGCATCtgtttttatgatgaaaataaactcaaatcaaatcaaaaagcAATGCTAACATGagaaaaacagcaaatatctctTCCAATCTGTTAACACATGCTTTAATCATAAAGCAAAAATAAGTGAAAAGTAACACATACTCAGAAGTAGACCCCACTAGATTGTTGGACTAGTATATCAATAGGTTTGATACGTCTACTGATAATTTGACTACATTGTAGAACCAGacccaattttaaaaactatccaTCCATAACCATGTTAACCACGTTTGAATGAGGAGTAGAGCAACCAAAATAGCTCTTTTCATTTGAAGTCATGAAATTAAAGTTCTAAAATAGATGCTGGGCGAGTTTCCAGGTACGACTTGACTTTTGGATCGTTTTGGAAATTCTCTGTAAACTGTTTGACCCAAGGAGTGAGTTCCATGGCAGAGGGACACGCCTTGCTGCTGAACTGGAGAGTGTTGAACACCCAGACATCAGCCAGGGAGATCTACAAAAGTTATGTCAGGCTTCTGTTACAAATggtagtacatgtaggtcttCATTATGGCCGTCGGTAAATGTGACAACAGCCACTCTCATACGGGTTCATTCAATATCTTTAGCATATCTAGTGATATCTAGTAGTATATTTAGTACTTCAATATATCTTTGCTCTATTCTATGTCAGTTGTTACAACATATGTTCGCTTTTTCTATATTGCGCTTTAAATGATATGCACACAATCAAAAAAGTGTCGTGGCATAGCAACATGGCCAtatatattcactcaaaattaGTTAAAAAAGACAACTTTAATTTAATAAGTGCCTACAACAGATGTcaaaatatgtcattctaaattTGAGAAAAATTGGGTATGTCACTAACAAACTTGTCATTTATTATAAGATTGGAGAAATGTAAAAAGATGTCATTAATAATCATTAAATTTGACACTTATAATTTTACCTCAAAGCGGTGGATATGAAGATtgccaaaaataaaaaaaactgaagtCTTCTGTTATTAACCAGTTATTTTACTGTAGTAATGCACTCATGTCTACAAGTTCTAAACTAAGTCTAAAATAAACTTTCTCTAGCCACAATATTTCTAGGCTAGTTCTATGGCAGAACAACTTTCCAATTGTTATTGCATTGTTCACAGGCTGAATAAAACGATCCTGGACAATTGATCCGACGATATGAGTGGTCTAAAATTGATTGGTTCAAATACACAAGTGCTCTAATTACCATTAGGGATACTTTGAGACAAAATGGAGTCTCCTGAGTGTAAAACTGTGCTATTTGAAAGAGAAAAAGGAGAAACATACTGCAGATGGCTATCTGTTTACATAAAAATACTAGTAGGCACTGCACATGTTGAAATGTTTAAGCTAACTACggaattataataaaaacaaaaaaatgttgaaGAGCAGATTGAATCCATTATTAGAAGGTGTAATAGTAAGCTCAAGAAGAAATAGTGAATGTGAAGGGAGAATATTGATTGTTTttagcaaaaaagaaaaaatgatattttaaagTTTCTACAAACAGCCATAATGTTTTGCAGCACATGTTATCAGCCCATAGGGTACAGTTTTGAGCTAGCAGTATAAtcataatattgtttattacgCTAAAGTTTTATACcgtttttgtattttaaaagttgttttttttgcacaaaaattacCTGAATTTACATttaatccaataaaattttCGTTATTTCAACTTATGTGTAGTAAATAGAAGTCTCTGatttaagtttttatattttctttcttGTCTTTACATCATGGTTTGTCTAACCGTCATTAGACCAAATGGTATATTGGAAGAATTGTTTTAGATTAAATGTCTTTGGACGAGTTGGTTATTAGACCATTTGTATTTAGGCCAATCGTCGTTAGACCAACCGTACCAAATCCCGCTAAAGATACATAACATAATAACTAATATCTTTGTTGCAAGGGTTAAATTGGTAACCTAAAGTATTTACTAGAATGTACTAGTATGCTATGATAGGCAAGTAATACTGCGTGTTCATACACATTAAAAGGAAATGATAACTAGTCACTCAAACAGAAGGATACCAAACAAGAAACGTCTGTATctactatatatctatacattgcaCAATATATTAATATCTATATCTAATATCTATAATCACCTGATCACCAAGAATAAaagtttttcctcttttttCTGCAACTGTCTGAACATAGCTCATCGCTTTCAATAGCTTCTCTTTGAATGTTTCCAACATCTTATCTGAATCCTCTGGCTCAGGAGCTCGTTTGAAAATCATCCAAACGTAAACAGTTTTTCCAAGGTCATTGGCACATTCTATGCATGTCTCCATTACCATATCATTGAGAGCCTCTTCCCAAGCATTTTCTCCAGATAAACCTATAACACATagaaaattttatgtaaatttacatgCAAATTTTATGATTTAATTATGAAATTGGCGCTCATTTTAAAAAAGGGTTAAAGACTTGGGACTAAAGAAAGACTTGGGTTAAAGAAAGGCAAGTGTACTTTACAAAAACATTTCGAGCTAAAATATGAtagttttacaatattaaaatgtatgtatacatagtGGAAGCCTAGAAAATTATTGTATACAACAGCATGTACTTATTGGAAATTCTTACAGCGTGCACTGTAATTTGATAGAAAACAAGATTTTTACCCAATTTCTTAGCGACGTATCTCGCTATGGAGTTGGACATGACTAGGTTCCCCTCTTCACACTCCAGTACAGGTAGCTGCCCCATTGGCTGCTCTAAAAAGTGATGAAAAATATGACAACTTGTAACATTCTACATTAATccaaattatatgtaagatGGAGAGAGCAATGTCTTAACTAAACAAAGGTAATATCTCTGGAATAGATTTGTTCTGATTTCTTTTGCTTAGACAACTATGTTTTCTTCTTTAACAATCTCATCTGTTAACGCAGGCTCTGCACCcgaatagccatgctactgcACATATATGGACCCTCATTCCACCTTACTTTTCTTATCATCTTGTTATGTTATGATTtgatgtaaataaaataaacaaacaaacaaaataagtacatgtaatttgaccTCTCTACTTGCTAAAGACGTTTTCATCATTCAATAAATATGTGAATACAAGGTTTATAGTTTCACCCTGAAACATGGTTTGCCTACATCTGTTTTAGCTTTCACAAAACAAGACCAGTGTCTGTCTGAAGCTAGTGTTTGAGTTTAGGATAAAATATTGCACTGGACGGACCTCAAACTCATGAAATCCAGATTCACTGACCAACACTCTAATCTCTGTACCGCTCAACCATCTTCTGAGAATAGCTGTGTAAACAGTTAATCTGTATGCTTCTACAACACACCTGCCGATCTCTCATGGCAAGCCTGACTGCCTGAGTACTAACCTATCCTATAACAAATGCTGTCTTTGTCCGCCCGTCTGTTCGAAGTGAAGATGGCAAATTGTGAGAAAAATTACATCATACAGGATATGAACGCATTTTAAACGTAACTAGctaaatgcccggcgttgcctgtCTTTgaactaaaaatttatttgtattaagcttatacaacatttaccattctaacttttaaactacatatcatgaaaaaagtgttttttgtgcagttcaaataaattgaaagagaaaataacacaactgtaaaggttttcaaactttttcaaacaactgtaacttttaactttcatatcatgagaaaagttcaTGATATGAACTTTCAAGTGATATGAACTTTCATGATATCAAGTTTCAAGTGTTCTGTTGAAATAacttaggagaaaaaataaaactgcaaagatgtttaaatgttactgtgaaattattagcaagtaatgaataaatatagtctattttgatctgattacaatgaaaaattatttggtaaacaattatatgattttagtttgtttcagtgtcagcatcataaaacaacaatatcaGATAGATGTAAAGAGTGGcctatagaaacccatagtaattatctaatgcaatcatctcctggtaaaaatcatcatcattaaaaatagtaacaaaacaatatgctaaccttagtaactatatgtacctacaataactttagtgcactTTGTGGTTATGTGCTTTGtggatctgcaagaaaatgtaatgttacaatgtactatgaGCAGAGTTCtataccttcaagacagacatgtaACATGGACACTGTCTCTAACTTAAGTAAATTTAGCTTAATAAAgacatacttgaaagaagtaTCAGTTTTGATCTTAAACATCTTATCAGAATGTTTTGTTCTCATAGAAATCAATGCATGTTGCCATTTGATGATTGTTTTAcacaattttcattttcagCAGAGAGCCACAAAGTATCAAGGTTTATACTATGATCTTGCACCTTGACTAGCCATGCTATTGCGCAATGAGTCCGCATCGTCTCTataattttttcttgttttcaaAAGATAATATTGGAcgtaaataaaacaaacaaacaaacaaagtaCTAGAATATTGTGAGTATCTCACTTTACAAGTTTTAAAAGCAGactgttttattatttacactAAAATGGTTTTAAGGAATCCACTGGTTAAAACTTCTAAAAAGTAACAAATGCAAACTCTATGAATATTTTCTGATGTCTATGAATATCTTACAGCCCAACACTCTTTGACTAACaaatattatgcataaaaataaGATTGAGACTCTATACCACCTACcacaaacaataaacaaaatggAAGCAGAGAAAAAGTGAGAGAAGACCACAAGGTGCCCGTTGCTTGTGTGCAAATTAGTTTGAATATTGATAGTTACCATGCAAATGATTGCACAAAACTGCATGTTGAATAGTAAACAGTAAAATGGATACATGTAATAAAGGTAATCAACTAAACTGCTACTtggtaaaacctctatttgtgGAAGTATTTTGTGATCATATCACATTACTTACGTGCTTTCACAGCTGGCCAATCATCAAATGGAACTCTCACATCTTCAAAAGGCACTCCGGCAATACCATACAACATTCTGATTGACGCAGCCCTCGCATGCAAAGGGAAGTAAGTTAGTTTGTCTTTGGCTGCCATCTACAAAGTGTATAACATTTTCTGCGAGTTACAAGAATGAAGAACCACCCACTTCTGTTATCTAATGCAAAGAGCCTTTGGTCACACAAAGAGCCTTTGGTGCAAAGTACCAAAGACACTTGGTACAGGCTGAAATAAAGAGTGTTTGAACAGTGATCCAGGCTGGtaatatgaaattttgatatGTGATATTTTTAATAGAGGTGGTGTAACAAGCCGTGGCAAGTATTAGGCTTCCTTAGTACTCTAGTACTATCAATATAttactactatattactatCAATATATGactactatattactagtaataTGTTACTACTCTATTACTAGCAATATGTTACTACTCTTTTACTAGTAATATGTtactactatattactagtaatatgttactactatattactagtaatatgttactactatattactagtaacatattactactatattactagtaatatatatattactactatattactagtaatatattactactatactactagtaatatattactaatatattacTAGTTCAAAAAAGTAATGCTGTTCTGTAGAACTCTTTGTCCTTGGGCAATCAGCATGGCATGACTCAGCagttttgagattttttttcatattatgAAACTATGCTAATGTGATGCTGTTTGGTAGATACTTGGCACTTTTGTTACGAAACTCACATTCTTTAGTATAAAATTATGTTTGCAAAGCACCTGCTTAAACATGTCAATAGTCTAAAATTCAGTGCTAAATCATTAAGCATTGCTTCTAATGATCTAACAGAGAAGTAAATCCATCATTCACATACCTACTTTTGACAAATGCTGATTAATTGCTGATTATATCTGGGTACAAATAAGCATTGCGTACAAGTGTGTTTTCTAGTTGCCGCCATCAAGCATTTGTCCCAATTACTCTCCTGATGTTTTTTCCATTCCATAGAGTATTGCATAAAACTGGCAGCTTGCTAAATATGACATAAGCTGATGAAATGATGTGAGACGATAGAGCTAAAAATAGCTCTGTTTCTGTCTACAAAGTTGAACGAACCTAGCCAAAGTTGTTTCAATAGTGAATATCACATGCTCATTATCTTCCCATCCTCCCAGATATCGCATTTAATTCATTACTTTCTGTTTTTTGATAAAGTTTTCATATTGCAAACTATTTACTATTGCTCATAATGTcaaattaccgtaaaacctttatatgaatgccatggcgctctatttttcaacccttccttccTTACCCTTCCTTTAAAGATCGctttcaaatacaggttttacagtaagctGAAATGTGAAACCCTCAAGGAGAACTTGTTGAAAGGTACCCTCAACTTACCATTTAAGTTTGAGAATATTATTGTAACCtaaaaatatatagtaaaaatttattgATGCCCATGATGGGCACATAATGCCATCCATCATGATTCAATCAAATTGATCATGATTTAAAGAGTTTTCAAAACTCCACTACCAATTTTAATATGATCAAGCGAGCGAGTGATAACACCAAAACTATTTCAAGCATAGTCCGTAAGTAGCCTAGCCTCAGAaagatagctattattttacaTTCCTACATGTAGCTACATAGCTACATTCTTGACAGAGATTTAATAATTCATTCCCTATACtttaatgaaaacttttgtTCACATAATATTTAAGAAGTTAAATCTCTACCTAAAAATCATTTTGGCTTTCAAATACTTGCTGTATAAGATTAATGTTTTGGCATGCTGCCACATGCTGACACATGCTGACACAAGAAGGTAGAGAAGACTTTAGGTTGTTGAATGAGGGATTGAATATTAGATCATGTTAAACATACTTGATGCTAAAATGAGCTTAATTAGGTCACGTTTTCTACATGTACTGTGTATTTCTGAAAACCACAAATGTACCAAAATAGAATTGAAGGTTTTATTGTAAAACGACAAGATTCATAgtattatacttttattttcaCCTTTATTTTATGCTTCGCGTTATAATTAagtctgttttaaaaaagattcAGGTATCAAGCTGTTATATCAGAGATAAAGCCCACCCCTTGACCTATTTTTGTTGTATGATGTGAAGTATTAGAACGACAGTTGAATTTATAGGAATTATTGTTTGCTATCACGTCAGTGCCGGTTGTAGACACTAAGCTAATCACGTACAAAGGAAAATATCCAGCCTAGATTCTGGCCAGATAAGCTGCAAGTGTGATAATCTGGTACAGATCCACTGCGGATGCAATAACATTGTGTTGATATGCAGCAGGTATAACTGTTAGATACGATAGGGCTGTATGTGGGACATGCTGTGCTGATGTGCTATAACTACGGCAGTTTAGCATTAGTGCCAAAGCAATTGTAACAAGTAGGCGCTGGCATACTGTGAGGTTAGCTGCATGGTGTTTATGTACGAGACTTTTCACACAATGGTGATGACATCCAGAAAGTGTGATTGCTTGGGTTATTCTAAAAGCTGGCAATTGATGGTTTATATGGATTTCCTGCCTATCAGCCTGTTTTAAACCCTCagtttattattagttattgctGCACTGCTTAATTAATAGCCTTAGCTCCTATGATCACCATTATGTCATCTACACAGTTTCATGCTTGAACAATCTAGCTATCCTAATAAACCTTATCTGTCTGTATATTAGTCTGCATGTATGATATGCGTTTCCACAGTCTTTGGCTGATTTAATCCAAACTTTACACGAATATGCTCCAGTTCCACTAAAATATTTAGTCTAAGAACTTAGTGTGGTTCCTGAGAGCCAGACTTTTGAACACCTATTTGTGGattatctgattgaaaatgcaAGAAATCTTATGCATTCTCAGGCTTACTGACACAATTAGCCAAAACCATGTAGGTTTCAGAGCCCATGTTGATATAAACCTTCTTTAGCCATCTTTACATGAAATGTGCTATTGCAAAACATATTTgttaaattgtacaaaactaAGGTGTTTGCATATACATATGCAATGTATATAATTCAGAACTACAGAACTAACGG includes:
- the LOC137399997 gene encoding probable glutathione S-transferase 8, translating into MAAKDKLTYFPLHARAASIRMLYGIAGVPFEDVRVPFDDWPAVKAQQPMGQLPVLECEEGNLVMSNSIARYVAKKLGLSGENAWEEALNDMVMETCIECANDLGKTVYVWMIFKRAPEPEDSDKMLETFKEKLLKAMSYVQTVAEKRGKTFILGDQISLADVWVFNTLQFSSKACPSAMELTPWVKQFTENFQNDPKVKSYLETRPASILEL